In a single window of the bacterium genome:
- a CDS encoding S8 family serine peptidase, translating into MKNPRCLSAGSALVRPILLFLLLQAGILLADESAGPRTWFFFRDKGPYSLEKAALAHAQAGLSPRALARRAKVAPAGSLVDATDLPVYSGYLEQLTALGIRPVVISQWLNGVSAAATPEQITAAAALGCIARIQPVLRGYQPLPQAEPILQKPSRAADRPLDYGFSLEQNEQVQIPAVHQMGYYGQGVLIAVFDTGFRLTHEAFDSLKVVAQHDFIQDDDNLDNQAGERSDQNSHGTMVLSILAANKPGNLIGGAPRAEYLLAKTEDVSQEIQAEEDHWIAAAEWAERLGADIISTSLGYIDWYTYADMNGETAPITRAADLAVAKGVVVVVAAGNEGNNVWHYISAPADGDSVIAVGAVDSKGNIASFSSRGPTADGRIKPDVVARGIGVACVAVPPAAGSGTSYSYVSGTSAACPIAASCAALILCANPALTPMEILQAMRQTATRRQTPDFDYGWGVVQTLAAVESTKVEEPVVLPESARLRGLFPNPVLAGDYRNLTVAFDLKEAEWVTVRLYDLLGREVALLYQGRVAAGSDRRIRLTWPEGIQQWSSGTYFAVAKSRSFNECRAITLLHAGREGR; encoded by the coding sequence ATGAAAAATCCTCGCTGTCTCAGTGCAGGATCGGCCCTGGTTCGGCCGATCCTGCTTTTTTTGCTCCTGCAGGCAGGCATCCTCCTGGCGGACGAATCCGCGGGCCCGCGCACCTGGTTCTTCTTCCGTGACAAGGGACCGTACAGCCTCGAAAAAGCGGCGCTGGCGCACGCCCAGGCCGGGCTCTCTCCCCGGGCCCTGGCACGGCGCGCAAAGGTCGCCCCGGCCGGCTCCCTGGTTGATGCGACCGATCTCCCGGTCTATTCCGGCTATCTGGAACAACTGACCGCCCTCGGCATCCGTCCCGTGGTCATCTCTCAATGGCTCAACGGCGTCAGCGCCGCGGCCACTCCGGAACAGATCACAGCAGCCGCCGCGCTAGGGTGCATCGCCCGCATCCAGCCGGTCCTGCGCGGGTACCAGCCTTTGCCCCAGGCGGAGCCGATCCTGCAAAAACCCTCCCGCGCCGCCGACCGTCCCCTGGATTACGGCTTCAGCCTCGAGCAGAATGAACAGGTGCAGATCCCTGCCGTGCACCAGATGGGCTATTACGGCCAGGGGGTCCTCATTGCCGTCTTCGACACGGGCTTCCGGCTCACCCACGAGGCCTTCGACTCCCTCAAGGTCGTGGCCCAACATGATTTCATTCAGGACGACGACAACCTCGACAATCAGGCGGGCGAGCGCAGCGACCAGAACAGCCACGGCACCATGGTGCTCTCGATTCTCGCCGCCAACAAGCCAGGCAACCTGATCGGCGGTGCCCCGCGGGCGGAGTACCTCCTCGCCAAAACCGAGGATGTCTCACAGGAGATCCAGGCGGAAGAGGATCACTGGATCGCTGCGGCGGAGTGGGCCGAGCGTCTCGGTGCGGATATCATCAGCACCAGCCTCGGCTACATCGACTGGTACACCTATGCGGATATGAACGGAGAAACGGCGCCGATCACGCGCGCTGCTGACCTGGCGGTGGCTAAGGGCGTGGTGGTCGTGGTTGCGGCGGGCAATGAAGGCAACAATGTCTGGCACTATATCTCCGCCCCGGCAGACGGAGACAGCGTGATTGCCGTGGGTGCAGTGGATAGCAAGGGCAACATCGCCTCTTTCAGTTCCCGCGGGCCGACGGCGGACGGCCGGATCAAGCCGGATGTGGTGGCACGCGGCATCGGCGTCGCCTGCGTGGCCGTGCCGCCTGCCGCAGGGAGCGGCACCAGCTACAGCTACGTCTCCGGGACCTCGGCCGCCTGCCCGATCGCCGCCAGCTGCGCCGCCTTGATCCTTTGCGCCAATCCGGCCCTGACCCCCATGGAGATCCTCCAAGCCATGCGCCAGACCGCGACGCGCCGCCAGACCCCGGACTTCGACTATGGCTGGGGCGTGGTGCAGACGCTGGCCGCTGTCGAATCCACCAAAGTGGAGGAGCCGGTTGTGCTGCCGGAATCTGCGCGGCTGCGGGGCCTTTTCCCCAATCCGGTCCTTGCCGGCGACTACCGGAATCTGACCGTCGCCTTTGATTTGAAAGAAGCCGAATGGGTCACCGTGCGCCTTTATGACCTGCTGGGGCGGGAAGTGGCACTTCTCTATCAGGGGAGAGTGGCCGCAGGAAGCGACCGTAGGATCCGGCTGACCTGGCCGGAGGGGATTCAACAATGGAGCAGCGGCACCTATTTTGCAGTGGCCAAAAGCCGATCATTTAACGAATGCAGGGCAATCACGCTGCTGCATGCCGGCCGTGAGGGCCGTTGA
- a CDS encoding peptidylprolyl isomerase, which yields MKKIVLVLACAALVAAGCGKKEAGETKPAARAQKECAPLSDAQIQQLLEKVKQTPMEPVEAHEVAVLETNYGKMVATFFTDKAPMTCTSFKRLVKAGYYDCTQFHRVIKGFMIQGGDINSKDAIIGNEGEGGPGYSLPAEFNDTPHDLGILSMARRGDDINSAGSQFFICLSREGTRSLDGQYTAFGKLIEGLDVLQKIGDAAVTLSAMGENSTPVAPIYITKAYMEKR from the coding sequence ATGAAAAAGATAGTGCTGGTGCTGGCCTGCGCCGCCCTGGTGGCGGCGGGCTGTGGCAAAAAAGAAGCAGGGGAGACCAAACCGGCAGCCCGGGCGCAAAAAGAGTGCGCGCCGCTGAGCGACGCCCAGATCCAACAGCTGCTGGAAAAAGTCAAACAGACGCCGATGGAGCCGGTTGAAGCCCATGAGGTGGCGGTCCTCGAGACCAATTACGGCAAGATGGTGGCCACTTTTTTCACCGACAAGGCGCCGATGACCTGCACCTCCTTCAAACGCCTGGTCAAGGCCGGCTATTACGACTGCACACAGTTCCACCGCGTCATCAAGGGCTTTATGATCCAGGGCGGCGATATCAACAGCAAGGACGCCATCATCGGCAATGAAGGCGAGGGCGGTCCGGGCTACTCCCTGCCCGCGGAATTCAATGATACGCCGCACGACCTTGGCATCCTCTCGATGGCGCGCCGCGGTGATGACATCAACAGCGCCGGCAGCCAGTTCTTCATCTGCCTCTCGCGCGAAGGCACCCGGTCGCTCGATGGCCAGTATACCGCCTTTGGCAAATTGATCGAGGGCCTCGATGTGCTGCAAAAAATCGGCGACGCCGCCGTCACCCTGTCGGCTATGGGTGAGAATTCGACCCCGGTCGCGCCGATTTACATTACCAAAGCCTATATGGAAAAGAGATAG
- a CDS encoding GGDEF domain-containing protein produces the protein MEKGEKAWHLDGRGDGRESGETEGALLLSSVTPGKAAGKGSAFGLLGEKRLKRRIRVLRLVIRWTRLLSHLGGGDEAFLALAPFFKRHFSVDGFALWVREPGRFKLALAWPPVLEEAAPLQLSWRNGHILTPREAFALPAAYASRLDLLIARPGDAPLGWLILLRRKETAFTVRERNLLRKLMELFAMHLSAQVRVRDAEAQAMTDVLTAIWNRRYFADRYPAELQRARRYHRSLAVLMIDLDTFKAYNDTYGHLAGDQALRVVAQVLKNNLRASDILCRYGGEEFVVLLPESDLDHALLAAEKLRRAVAAEPLPIGHGMSCGHATISIGVAACPENGEGETELLHQADRALYQAKQAGRDRVLGARETLPSTALTAGMQQRDCPAFVK, from the coding sequence ATGGAAAAGGGGGAAAAGGCGTGGCATCTGGACGGGCGGGGGGATGGCAGAGAATCGGGAGAGACTGAAGGAGCGCTCTTGTTGTCGAGTGTAACGCCGGGAAAAGCGGCTGGCAAGGGGTCGGCGTTTGGGCTGCTGGGCGAAAAACGCCTGAAGCGGCGCATCAGAGTGCTGCGGCTGGTGATCCGCTGGACGCGATTGTTATCGCATCTTGGTGGCGGCGACGAGGCTTTTCTTGCCTTGGCTCCCTTTTTCAAGCGCCATTTCAGCGTCGACGGGTTTGCCCTGTGGGTGCGCGAACCCGGCCGCTTTAAGCTGGCGCTGGCGTGGCCGCCGGTTCTGGAGGAGGCCGCACCGCTGCAGCTCTCCTGGCGCAATGGCCATATCTTGACCCCGCGCGAGGCATTCGCCCTGCCTGCGGCTTATGCCAGCCGTCTCGATCTGTTGATTGCCCGACCGGGCGACGCTCCGTTGGGCTGGCTCATCCTGCTGCGCCGCAAGGAGACCGCGTTCACCGTCCGCGAGCGCAATCTGTTGCGCAAGCTGATGGAGCTTTTTGCCATGCATCTCTCCGCGCAGGTGCGCGTCCGCGACGCCGAGGCCCAGGCCATGACCGATGTTCTAACCGCGATCTGGAACCGGCGCTATTTTGCTGACCGTTATCCGGCCGAGTTGCAACGGGCTCGTCGCTATCACCGCAGTCTCGCTGTGCTGATGATTGATCTCGACACCTTCAAGGCCTATAACGACACCTATGGCCATCTCGCAGGAGATCAGGCCTTACGGGTGGTCGCCCAGGTCCTGAAAAACAACCTGCGCGCCTCCGACATCCTCTGCCGCTATGGCGGCGAGGAGTTCGTCGTGCTGCTCCCCGAAAGCGATCTTGATCACGCGCTGCTCGCTGCCGAGAAACTGCGCCGGGCGGTGGCTGCCGAGCCCCTGCCGATCGGCCACGGCATGAGCTGCGGTCACGCTACCATCTCGATCGGCGTCGCGGCCTGTCCCGAAAACGGTGAAGGGGAGACCGAGCTGCTGCATCAGGCGGACCGGGCGTTGTACCAGGCCAAGCAGGCGGGACGCGATCGCGTCCTCGGCGCCAGGGAGACTCTCCCCTCAACGGCCCTCACGGCCGGCATGCAGCAGCGTGATTGCCCTGCATTCGTTAAATGA
- the pdhA gene encoding pyruvate dehydrogenase (acetyl-transferring) E1 component subunit alpha produces MEKKKLLEMYRMMLLIRRFEERTAQMYGMQKIGGFCHLYIGQEAVGVGAVSALRPGDQFISAYRDHGHILAMGTDPNLVMAELFGKSTGVSKGKGGSMHLFDVGRGYYGGHGIVAGQVPVATGMAFAAKYRKEDKVVLCSMGEGTVHQGAFHESLNLAKLWHLPVIYLIENNRYGMGTPLERASAVWDLSQKACSYDMARATVDGMDVLAVHDVVAEAVVRATRDGEPTLIEARTYRFRGHSMSDPVHSHYRTKEEVEDQKKQDPIHLFQEKLIAEGVLKEERIKEYEDEIKKIVLDAVDFAEKSPEPAPGELYTDILS; encoded by the coding sequence ATGGAAAAAAAGAAATTGCTGGAAATGTACCGTATGATGCTGCTGATCCGCCGTTTCGAGGAGCGGACCGCGCAGATGTACGGCATGCAAAAGATCGGCGGCTTCTGTCATCTCTACATCGGCCAGGAGGCAGTCGGTGTCGGCGCGGTCTCCGCCCTCCGCCCCGGCGATCAGTTCATCTCGGCTTACCGCGATCACGGCCACATCCTCGCCATGGGCACCGATCCCAATCTGGTGATGGCTGAACTCTTCGGCAAATCCACCGGGGTTTCGAAAGGCAAGGGGGGCTCGATGCACCTCTTCGATGTCGGGAGAGGCTACTACGGCGGTCATGGCATCGTCGCCGGACAGGTGCCGGTAGCCACCGGCATGGCCTTCGCGGCCAAATACCGCAAAGAGGACAAGGTAGTGCTCTGCTCGATGGGCGAGGGCACGGTGCACCAGGGCGCTTTCCACGAATCTCTCAACCTTGCGAAGCTCTGGCACCTGCCGGTGATCTATCTGATCGAGAACAACCGCTACGGCATGGGCACGCCGCTCGAGCGCGCCTCGGCTGTCTGGGATCTCTCGCAGAAAGCCTGCTCGTACGATATGGCCCGCGCCACCGTCGACGGCATGGATGTCCTGGCCGTCCACGATGTTGTCGCCGAGGCGGTCGTCCGCGCCACCCGCGACGGTGAACCCACGCTCATCGAGGCGCGCACCTACCGCTTCCGCGGCCACTCGATGTCCGATCCGGTCCACTCTCACTATCGCACCAAGGAGGAGGTGGAAGATCAGAAAAAACAGGACCCCATCCACCTCTTTCAGGAGAAATTGATCGCCGAGGGCGTGCTGAAGGAAGAACGGATCAAGGAGTACGAGGATGAGATCAAAAAAATCGTCCTTGATGCCGTCGATTTCGCTGAAAAGAGCCCGGAGCCTGCGCCCGGAGAACTCTATACCGACATCCTGAGCTGA
- the priA gene encoding primosomal protein N' — MNTPAASHSFAQVVFPVPVDHAYTYLIPGKFQEDLQPGMRVLAEFGPRKSTGFVVALSPTADRGDLKEIEEVLDPVPLFTHEVLDLARWIAQYYLCGWGEVLKAALPSGIHKHSVKVARLTCDDPARVAELLEKRAPRQAQIIRQLAAKNPLPVKELTSRADAGSIDASLTKLRQAGFIRYELMLPRPRVGQKFENFVQTAAGCTDESLFALAQQLRKSAPRQAALLDYLCQHAGEEFSRSDLAREARVPLDAVAALEARGILDRRRAAVQRDYYGALEVEPPLQLKLNPNQQEALRVIREELDRREFATALIHGVTGSGKTQVYIEAIARVIDEGGAAIVLVPEIALTPQMVRRFRSHFGRLVAVFHSRMSPGERYDSWRATWEGKHRIVIGPRSAIFAPLADVRLIIVDEEHEPSYKQNDLTPRYHARDVAVMRAKLNRAVVVLGSATPALESYFNARCGKYRFISMPGRIDDVPMPKITFVDMRSEPKIIGSKDPVILSRFLRQKIDEKLARGEQIILFQNRRGFATLFKCSSCGYTAECENCSISLTYHLRGRLLKCHYCGFVRKAPEVCPQCGGLDLAFRGIGTQRIEEELKSLFPGIKSVRMDLDTTRGKYAHDRILTAFGRGEYQILLGTQMVAKGLDFPRVTLVGVVSADSELYFPDFRAGERTFQLLTQVSGRAGRKERLGEVVIQTYSPDHPSLFFVSTHDYPRFYESEIKEREGLGYPPFSRMTHILFKGEEEAAVQRTAERIAHYLRPGSAYRTLGPTPSPLARLEGLYRYQMLLMSLKESDAGGKRMKDALRRALEQFHEHHRARGVQIIIDVDPISIM, encoded by the coding sequence ATGAATACCCCGGCTGCTTCCCATTCCTTCGCCCAGGTCGTCTTCCCGGTGCCGGTCGATCATGCCTACACCTATCTTATCCCCGGCAAATTCCAGGAGGACCTCCAGCCCGGCATGCGCGTTCTGGCGGAATTTGGCCCGCGCAAGTCGACCGGCTTTGTCGTCGCACTGAGCCCGACCGCCGATCGCGGCGATTTGAAAGAGATCGAGGAGGTCCTCGATCCCGTGCCGCTCTTCACGCATGAGGTCCTCGATCTGGCGCGCTGGATCGCACAATATTATCTCTGCGGCTGGGGCGAGGTGCTCAAGGCGGCGCTGCCTTCGGGGATCCACAAACATTCGGTCAAGGTGGCGCGCTTGACCTGCGACGATCCGGCCCGGGTCGCAGAGCTGCTCGAGAAGCGCGCGCCGCGCCAGGCGCAGATCATCCGTCAGCTCGCGGCGAAGAATCCCCTGCCGGTCAAGGAACTCACCAGCCGCGCCGACGCCGGCAGCATCGATGCCAGCCTCACCAAGCTGCGCCAGGCCGGTTTCATCCGCTATGAGCTGATGCTACCCCGGCCGCGCGTGGGCCAGAAATTCGAGAATTTTGTCCAGACCGCCGCTGGCTGCACCGACGAGAGCCTCTTCGCCCTCGCCCAGCAGTTGCGCAAATCCGCCCCGCGCCAGGCCGCCCTCCTTGACTATCTCTGCCAGCACGCCGGCGAGGAGTTCAGCCGCAGCGACCTAGCGCGCGAAGCGCGCGTCCCCCTCGACGCGGTCGCCGCCCTCGAGGCGCGTGGAATTCTCGATCGCCGCCGGGCTGCGGTGCAGCGCGACTATTACGGCGCCCTCGAGGTGGAGCCGCCGCTGCAGCTCAAGCTCAACCCAAACCAGCAGGAGGCCCTGCGGGTTATCCGCGAGGAGCTCGATCGCCGCGAGTTCGCCACCGCCCTGATCCACGGCGTCACCGGCAGCGGCAAGACTCAGGTTTATATCGAGGCCATCGCCCGCGTCATCGACGAGGGCGGGGCCGCCATCGTCCTGGTCCCGGAGATCGCCCTCACTCCGCAAATGGTGCGCCGCTTTCGCTCCCATTTTGGCCGCCTTGTCGCGGTTTTTCACAGCCGCATGTCCCCGGGCGAACGCTACGATTCCTGGCGCGCCACCTGGGAAGGCAAACACCGCATCGTCATCGGACCGCGTTCGGCCATCTTCGCACCCCTCGCCGATGTGCGCCTGATCATCGTCGATGAGGAGCACGAACCCTCCTACAAACAGAACGATCTTACCCCGCGCTACCACGCCCGCGATGTGGCGGTGATGCGCGCCAAACTCAACCGCGCCGTCGTCGTCCTGGGTTCGGCCACCCCCGCACTGGAATCCTATTTCAATGCCCGCTGTGGCAAATACCGGTTCATCTCCATGCCCGGCCGCATCGACGACGTCCCCATGCCGAAGATCACCTTCGTCGACATGCGCAGCGAGCCTAAAATCATCGGCAGCAAGGACCCGGTGATCCTGTCGCGCTTCCTCCGCCAAAAGATCGACGAAAAGCTGGCGCGCGGCGAACAGATCATCCTCTTCCAGAACCGCCGCGGCTTCGCCACCCTCTTCAAATGCAGCAGTTGCGGTTATACCGCCGAATGCGAGAACTGCTCGATCTCCCTCACCTACCACCTGCGCGGCCGCCTGCTCAAGTGCCATTATTGCGGTTTTGTCCGCAAAGCCCCGGAAGTCTGCCCGCAGTGCGGCGGCCTCGACCTCGCCTTCCGTGGCATCGGCACCCAGCGCATCGAGGAGGAGCTCAAGAGCCTTTTTCCCGGGATCAAGTCGGTGCGCATGGATCTCGACACCACCCGGGGCAAGTATGCCCACGATCGCATCCTCACCGCCTTCGGACGCGGTGAATACCAGATCCTGCTCGGCACCCAGATGGTCGCCAAGGGACTCGATTTCCCGCGCGTCACGCTGGTGGGCGTGGTCTCGGCCGACTCGGAACTCTATTTTCCCGATTTTCGCGCCGGCGAGCGCACCTTCCAACTTCTCACCCAGGTATCGGGGCGCGCCGGCCGCAAGGAGCGCCTGGGTGAGGTGGTGATCCAGACCTATTCACCGGACCATCCCTCGCTCTTTTTTGTCAGCACCCATGATTATCCGCGCTTTTACGAATCGGAGATCAAGGAGCGGGAGGGCCTCGGCTATCCGCCCTTCAGCCGCATGACCCATATCCTCTTCAAAGGCGAAGAGGAGGCCGCAGTGCAGCGCACCGCCGAACGCATTGCGCACTATCTGCGGCCGGGCAGCGCCTACCGCACCCTCGGCCCGACACCCTCGCCGCTGGCGCGGCTCGAGGGACTCTATCGGTACCAGATGCTGCTGATGAGCCTGAAGGAGAGTGATGCCGGCGGCAAGCGGATGAAGGATGCCCTCCGCCGAGCCCTCGAACAGTTCCACGAGCACCACCGCGCCCGCGGAGTGCAAATCATCATCGATGTCGACCCGATTTCGATCATGTGA
- a CDS encoding pyruvate dehydrogenase complex dihydrolipoamide acetyltransferase: MASKLTMPKLSDTMTLGVLLKWHKREGETVDAGEVIAEAESDKATMELEAFDAGTLLKIVVPEGGKVPVGGLLAIIGEKGEDITALLDAAATAPEAAAAKGAEPSAASAAAVKSEAPLPVTPVPDMAPADVILTSDSVRIKASPLARKIAAEKGIDLRRVQGSGTGGRIISRDLAAMPAQASAAAAAALAIAAPATAPAGRSEQPLNTMRTAIAARMSQSKSTVPHFYLTMEIDMERMVALRAEMNAAQSEIKISFNDLIVKAAAAALVKHPRVNGSFAGDRFILYGQTDIGLAVALEDGLITPVVRNASAKSIGQIAMESRLLIEKAKARKLTPEEYTGSTFTISNLGMFDIEEFSAIINPPEAAILAVGAILEKPVIREGVVAIGRRMKVTLSCDHRIIDGATGALFLKEFRTFLENPALLLL; the protein is encoded by the coding sequence ATGGCGAGCAAACTCACGATGCCCAAGCTCAGCGATACCATGACCCTGGGCGTCCTGCTGAAGTGGCATAAAAGAGAAGGCGAAACCGTGGATGCAGGCGAGGTGATCGCCGAAGCTGAAAGCGACAAGGCGACCATGGAACTCGAGGCCTTCGATGCCGGCACGCTTCTCAAGATCGTCGTCCCCGAAGGCGGTAAGGTGCCGGTGGGCGGATTACTGGCGATCATTGGCGAAAAGGGGGAGGATATCACAGCGCTGCTGGACGCTGCCGCGACTGCGCCTGAAGCGGCGGCCGCCAAAGGGGCGGAGCCGTCGGCCGCATCGGCCGCTGCAGTGAAAAGCGAGGCGCCGCTCCCGGTGACACCAGTGCCGGATATGGCCCCCGCCGACGTCATTCTCACCAGCGACAGCGTCCGGATCAAGGCCTCACCCCTGGCGCGCAAGATCGCCGCGGAAAAGGGCATCGATCTGCGCCGGGTGCAGGGGAGCGGCACCGGCGGACGCATCATCAGCCGTGATCTCGCGGCCATGCCCGCCCAGGCGTCGGCGGCCGCCGCTGCCGCACTCGCGATAGCAGCGCCGGCGACAGCCCCGGCCGGCCGCAGCGAACAACCCCTCAACACCATGCGGACCGCGATCGCCGCGCGCATGTCTCAGAGCAAGAGCACCGTGCCCCATTTCTATCTCACCATGGAGATCGACATGGAGCGGATGGTCGCCCTGCGCGCAGAAATGAATGCGGCGCAGAGCGAAATCAAGATCAGCTTCAATGACCTGATCGTCAAGGCGGCCGCGGCTGCCCTGGTCAAACATCCGCGCGTCAACGGCTCTTTCGCCGGCGACCGCTTCATCCTGTACGGGCAGACCGACATCGGCCTGGCGGTGGCCCTCGAGGACGGCTTGATCACCCCGGTCGTGCGCAATGCATCCGCCAAAAGCATCGGCCAGATTGCCATGGAGTCCAGGCTGCTGATCGAAAAGGCCAAGGCGCGCAAGCTGACGCCGGAAGAGTACACCGGCTCGACCTTCACCATCAGCAACCTCGGTATGTTCGACATCGAGGAATTCAGCGCCATCATCAATCCCCCCGAAGCGGCCATCCTGGCCGTCGGCGCGATCCTCGAGAAACCCGTTATCCGGGAGGGCGTGGTTGCCATCGGACGGCGCATGAAAGTAACCCTTTCCTGCGACCACCGCATCATCGATGGTGCCACCGGAGCGCTTTTCCTCAAGGAATTCAGGACTTTTCTCGAGAATCCGGCCCTGCTGCTGTTGTAA
- a CDS encoding pyruvate dehydrogenase complex E1 component subunit beta, with amino-acid sequence MPVLTFREALNQAMAEEMERDPNVFLMGEEVGYYQGAYKVSQGLLEKFGPQRVIDTPIAELGFAGLGVGAAQVGLRPIIEFMTWNFSLLALDQIVNNAAKLRYMSGGQIKMPIVFRGANGSAHQLGAQHSQSLESWLCHIPGLIVMAPSVPADGKGMLKAAIRDDNPVVFFESEVAYGYKGEVPEGEHIVPIGVGDIKRAGKDVTIIAWSKMIHVALEAAHILAAEGIEAEVVDPRTLRPLDEQLLVSSVEKTNRCVIVEEGWPYAGVGAEIAHRIYINAFDHLDAPILRVTSEDVPMPYAANLEHAVVPSAQKVAASVKKVLYV; translated from the coding sequence ATGCCAGTACTGACGTTTCGTGAAGCTCTGAACCAGGCCATGGCCGAAGAGATGGAGCGCGATCCCAATGTCTTCCTGATGGGCGAAGAGGTAGGTTATTACCAGGGTGCCTACAAGGTGAGCCAGGGTCTTTTGGAAAAATTCGGTCCGCAAAGGGTGATCGATACCCCGATCGCGGAGCTTGGCTTTGCCGGCCTCGGCGTCGGCGCCGCCCAGGTGGGCCTGCGCCCGATCATCGAATTCATGACCTGGAATTTCTCGCTGTTGGCCCTCGACCAGATCGTCAACAACGCCGCCAAACTTCGTTACATGTCGGGCGGCCAGATTAAAATGCCTATTGTTTTCCGCGGCGCCAACGGCTCCGCCCATCAGCTCGGCGCCCAACACTCGCAGTCGCTCGAATCGTGGCTCTGCCACATCCCCGGACTGATCGTCATGGCCCCGAGCGTACCGGCCGACGGCAAGGGGATGCTCAAGGCGGCCATCCGCGACGACAATCCCGTCGTCTTTTTCGAGAGCGAGGTGGCCTATGGCTACAAGGGCGAGGTGCCAGAGGGGGAGCATATCGTGCCGATCGGGGTCGGCGACATCAAACGCGCGGGCAAGGATGTGACGATTATCGCCTGGTCCAAGATGATTCATGTCGCCCTCGAGGCCGCCCATATTCTGGCCGCTGAGGGGATCGAGGCCGAGGTGGTCGACCCGCGCACCCTGCGTCCACTTGATGAGCAGCTCCTGGTCAGCTCCGTCGAAAAGACCAACCGCTGCGTCATCGTCGAAGAGGGCTGGCCGTATGCCGGCGTCGGTGCCGAGATCGCCCACCGTATCTATATCAACGCCTTCGACCATCTGGACGCCCCGATCCTCCGCGTCACCAGCGAGGACGTGCCGATGCCCTATGCGGCCAACCTCGAGCACGCGGTGGTGCCCAGCGCGCAAAAGGTGGCCGCTTCGGTGAAAAAAGTACTCTATGTCTAG
- a CDS encoding gamma-glutamyl-gamma-aminobutyrate hydrolase family protein (Members of this family of hydrolases with an active site Cys residue belong to MEROPS family C26.), which translates to MRRVFFAIMLLVISLPALAGGTAAATDRARILMINPSQGDLESMIRMIETGVVPLTRPALTAVYGARVERNLATIQSRIAERALPWVDFEIVAGELTPENLYGENPCTGDFRRLCMQSDAALFYGGDDLPPACYGEKSNLLTVLEAPQRHYFELSFLFHLLGGSQNPAFRPLLEDKPGYILRGFCLGMQTLNVAAGGTLVQDIPSEIYKLHYVEEYLALPTEKRHDNYWSKLDPHGNFFWCHFQPLRFVPGGFFAQAMHLGLQEHPLVCSSHHQAVRKLGRDLQVAATSMDGRVVEALTHKRYKNVLGVQFHPEQSAIYEPEGTGHQLSPTDTTLVTMHAYLQQYGSVDFHLAFWRQFAALLQAAE; encoded by the coding sequence ATGAGGAGAGTGTTTTTTGCGATCATGCTGCTGGTCATCAGCCTGCCGGCGCTGGCGGGCGGGACGGCAGCTGCAACCGACCGTGCGCGCATCCTGATGATCAATCCCTCGCAGGGCGATCTCGAGTCCATGATCCGGATGATCGAGACCGGGGTGGTCCCCCTCACACGACCCGCTTTGACGGCGGTTTATGGGGCGCGGGTGGAACGCAACCTTGCGACCATCCAGAGCCGTATCGCAGAACGTGCGCTCCCCTGGGTCGATTTCGAGATCGTTGCGGGCGAACTCACACCGGAGAATCTTTATGGCGAGAATCCTTGCACTGGAGACTTCCGCCGCCTCTGCATGCAAAGCGATGCCGCGCTCTTTTACGGTGGTGACGATCTCCCGCCAGCCTGCTACGGGGAAAAAAGCAATCTCCTGACCGTTCTCGAAGCCCCGCAGCGCCATTATTTCGAGCTCTCTTTTCTCTTCCATCTTCTCGGCGGCAGCCAGAACCCGGCCTTCAGGCCCCTGCTGGAGGACAAGCCCGGTTACATCCTGCGCGGGTTTTGCCTCGGCATGCAAACCTTGAATGTCGCGGCCGGCGGTACGCTGGTACAGGACATTCCCAGCGAGATCTACAAGTTGCATTATGTGGAGGAGTATCTCGCCCTGCCCACGGAGAAGCGCCACGACAACTATTGGTCCAAACTGGACCCGCACGGCAATTTCTTCTGGTGCCATTTCCAGCCGCTCCGTTTCGTACCGGGCGGCTTCTTTGCGCAGGCGATGCATCTGGGTCTGCAAGAGCATCCCCTGGTTTGCAGCAGCCATCATCAGGCGGTCCGGAAGCTGGGTCGAGACCTCCAGGTGGCGGCCACCTCGATGGACGGCAGGGTGGTGGAGGCGCTGACGCACAAGCGCTATAAAAATGTCCTCGGGGTGCAGTTTCATCCGGAGCAAAGCGCGATCTATGAGCCGGAGGGGACTGGTCACCAGCTCAGTCCGACCGATACCACTCTGGTGACCATGCACGCCTATCTTCAGCAATACGGCAGCGTGGACTTTCACCTTGCCTTCTGGCGTCAGTTCGCCGCTCTGCTGCAGGCGGCGGAGTGA